The Salvelinus fontinalis isolate EN_2023a chromosome 9, ASM2944872v1, whole genome shotgun sequence genome has a window encoding:
- the LOC129862001 gene encoding 2-oxoadipate dehydrogenase complex component E1-like isoform X2 yields the protein MSAILFLKNLHHVSRVPLSVARPVVGCLYHTRKGVYGHRPKQSQGDTKLHSDPVSYITALNRDHGLARLVEAYRAHGHKAAKINPLLPDDPVEDSVPEINMLTGAVQGPLNTSGLRHFGKAEASVEEVIGYLEESYCGRISIETSQLTSLEEREWLTDRFEQLKKEMFTAEERKNLAKLMLESQEFDHFLASKFSTVKRYGGEGAESMMGVFYEMFRLSAHSGVTDIVMGMPHRGRLNLLTGLLQFPPEVHGDASFSGQGIVPETFTISLLPHFRVGGSIHLIVNNQVGYTTPSARGRSSLYCSDVGKMVGCAVIHVNGDDAEEVLRATRLAVEYQRRFRKDVILDLLCYRQWGHNELDEPSFTNPAMYKIIRSRKSTPDSYADQLISEGLMTEEERVAIRTAHYGMLNDKLTNMALYSPPPMNLQGRWGGLEEPQARVTHWDTGVPAPLLQYVGAKSVEIPEGVQLHSHLGKMHVAGRLAKVENGTNLDWSTAEAMAFGSLLCQGFNIRISGQDVGRGTFSQRHAMIVCQDTNDMYIPLNHIDPEQKGFMEVCNSALSEEAVLGFEYGMAIAQPKLLPIWEAQFGDFFNGAQIIFDTFISGGEAKWLLQCGMVILLPHGYDGAGPEHSSCRIERFLQLCDSKEEGVDGDNINMGVVNPTTPAQYFHLLRRQMIRNFRKPLIVAGPKTLLRFSGATSGLVDMAPGTYFKPVIGDPSVTPASVQRVVVCSGKHYYALLKQRETSAATQTTALIRLEELCPFPLEALQQELNKYTNAKEFVWSQEEPQNMGPWSFVAPRFEKQLACKLRLVSRPALPAPAVGIGALHQQQNEAVLTATFSS from the exons ACCATGGGCTAGCACGCCTGGTGGAGGCTTACCGAGCACATGGACACAAGGCTGCTAAAATTAACCCTCTACTGCCTGACGACCCAGTGGAGGACAGTGTGCCAGAGATCAACATGTTAACTGGGGCTGTACAAGGACCCCTCAACACATCAG GACTGAGGCATTTCGGTAAAGCTGAGGCGTCGGTGGAGGAGGTGATTGGCTACCTGGAGGAGTCCTACTGTGGCCGCATTTCCATAGAGACCAGTCAGCTGACCAGCCTGGAGGAAAGGGAGTGGCTCACAGACCGCTTCGAGCAGCTGAAGAAAGAGATGTTTACTGCGGAGGAGAGGAAAAACTTGGCCAAGCTCATGCTGGAGTCAcag GAGTTTGATCACTTTCTGGCCTCCAAGTTCTCCACGGTGAAGCGTTATGGCGGTGAGGGAGCAGAGAGCATGATGGGAGTGTTCTACGAGATGTTCCGTCTGTCTGCCCACAGCGGGGTGACGGACATTGTCATGGGGATGCCTCACCGCGGGAGACTTAACCTCCTCACGGGGCTTCTGCAGTTCCCACCAGAG GTCCATGGGGATGCCTCATTCTCGGGTCAAGGAATTGTTCCGGAGACATTCACCATTTCACTACTCCCCCACTTCAGAGTTGGTGGGAGCATCCACCTCATTGTAAACAACCAAGTGGGCTATACCACTCCGTCTGCGAGAGGGAGATCGTCTTTGTACTGCAGCGATGTTG GTAAGATGGTGGGCTGTGCGGTGATCCATGTGAATGGTGATGATGCGGAGGAGGTGCTGCGAGCCACGCGGCTGGCGGTGGAGTACCAGAGACGCTTTAGGAAGGATGTTATCCTGGACCTGCTCTGCTACAGACAGTGGGGACACAACGAGCTGGACGAACCCTCCTTCACTAACCCTGCCATGTACAAGATCATCCG CTCCAGGAAGAGCACCCCAGACTCTTACGCTGACCAGCTGATCTCAGAGGGCCTGATGACAGAGGAGGAGCGTGTTGCTATCAGGACCGCCCACTACGGCATGCTGAACGACAAGCTGACTAACATGGCCCTCTACAGCCCTCCACCCATGAACCTGCAG gGGCGCTGGGGAGGTCTGGAGGAGCCCCAGGCCAGGGTCACTCACTGGGACACCGGGGTGCCTGCTCCCCTGCTGCAGTACGTAGGGGCCAAATCTGTGGAGATCCCCGAAGGAGTCCAGCTACACAGTCACCTGGGGAAGATGCACGTGGCG GGTCGCCTTGCGAAGGTGGAGAATGGCACTAATCTGGACTGGTCCACTGCTGAGGCCATGGCGTTTGGCTCTCTGCTCTGCCAAG GGTTCAACATTCGCATCAGTGGGCAGGACGTTGGGAGAGGCACCTTCAGTCAGAGACATGCCATGATAGTTTGTCAGGACACAAATGATATGTACATCCCCCTAAACCACATAGACCCTGAACAGAAAGGATTCATGGAG GTGTGTAACAGTGCTCTGTCTGAGGAGGCCGTGCTGGGCTTTGAGTACGGCATGGCCATCGCCCAGCCTAAACTCCTGCCCATCTGGGAGGCTCAGTTTGGTGACTTCTTCAACGGAGCTCAGATCATATTCGACACCTTCATCTCCGGAG gtgaGGCTAAGTGGCTGCTGCAGTGTGGGATGGTGATCCTGCTGCCCCATGGTTATGACGGAGCCGGACCTGAACACTCCTCATGCCGTATAGAGAGGTTCCTACAG CTGTGTGACAGTAAAGAGGAGGGGGTGGATGGTGACAATATCAACATGGGCGTTGTCAACCCTACGACACCAGCACAGTACTTCCACCTGCTGAGACGACAGATGATACGCAACTTCCGCAAGCCGCTCATCGTGGCCGGGCCCAAGACACTGCTCCGATTCTCT GGAGCAACATCCGGTCTGGTTGACATGGCTCCTGGTACATATTTCAAGCCTGTGATTGGTGACCCCTCAGTCACACCAGCAAG TGTCCAGCGGGTGGTGGTGTGCTCAGGAAAGCACTACTATGCCCTCTTGAAGCAGAGGGAAACGTCAGCTGCCACTCAGACCACAGCACTGATCAGACTGGAGGAGCTGTGTCCCTTCCCTCTGGAGGCCCTGCAGCAGGAGCTGAACAAGTACACCAATGCTAAAG AGTTCGTGTGGAGTCAGGAGGAGCCCCAGAACATGGGCCCCTGGTCGTTTGTGGCCCCCAGGTTTGAGAAGCAGCTGGCCTGCAAG CTTCGATTGGTCAGTCGGCCTGCTCTGCCCGCCCCGGCTGTGGGCATCGGAGCGCTCCACCAGCAGCAGAACGAGGCCGTCCTCACCGCCACCTTCTCCTCCTGA
- the LOC129862001 gene encoding 2-oxoadipate dehydrogenase complex component E1-like isoform X1 — translation MSAILFLKNLHHVSRVPLSVARPVVGCLYHTRKGVYGHRPKQSQGDTKLHSDPVSYITALNRDHGLARLVEAYRAHGHKAAKINPLLPDDPVEDSVPEINMLTGAVQGPLNTSGLRHFGKAEASVEEVIGYLEESYCGRISIETSQLTSLEEREWLTDRFEQLKKEMFTAEERKNLAKLMLESQEFDHFLASKFSTVKRYGGEGAESMMGVFYEMFRLSAHSGVTDIVMGMPHRGRLNLLTGLLQFPPELMFRKMRGLSEFPADSPSIGDVLSHLTSSVELDFGAAHPLHVTMLPNPSHLEAINPVTQGKTRARQQLKQEGDYSPDENAQPGDKVVCLQVHGDASFSGQGIVPETFTISLLPHFRVGGSIHLIVNNQVGYTTPSARGRSSLYCSDVGKMVGCAVIHVNGDDAEEVLRATRLAVEYQRRFRKDVILDLLCYRQWGHNELDEPSFTNPAMYKIIRSRKSTPDSYADQLISEGLMTEEERVAIRTAHYGMLNDKLTNMALYSPPPMNLQGRWGGLEEPQARVTHWDTGVPAPLLQYVGAKSVEIPEGVQLHSHLGKMHVAGRLAKVENGTNLDWSTAEAMAFGSLLCQGFNIRISGQDVGRGTFSQRHAMIVCQDTNDMYIPLNHIDPEQKGFMEVCNSALSEEAVLGFEYGMAIAQPKLLPIWEAQFGDFFNGAQIIFDTFISGGEAKWLLQCGMVILLPHGYDGAGPEHSSCRIERFLQLCDSKEEGVDGDNINMGVVNPTTPAQYFHLLRRQMIRNFRKPLIVAGPKTLLRFSGATSGLVDMAPGTYFKPVIGDPSVTPASVQRVVVCSGKHYYALLKQRETSAATQTTALIRLEELCPFPLEALQQELNKYTNAKEFVWSQEEPQNMGPWSFVAPRFEKQLACKLRLVSRPALPAPAVGIGALHQQQNEAVLTATFSS, via the exons ACCATGGGCTAGCACGCCTGGTGGAGGCTTACCGAGCACATGGACACAAGGCTGCTAAAATTAACCCTCTACTGCCTGACGACCCAGTGGAGGACAGTGTGCCAGAGATCAACATGTTAACTGGGGCTGTACAAGGACCCCTCAACACATCAG GACTGAGGCATTTCGGTAAAGCTGAGGCGTCGGTGGAGGAGGTGATTGGCTACCTGGAGGAGTCCTACTGTGGCCGCATTTCCATAGAGACCAGTCAGCTGACCAGCCTGGAGGAAAGGGAGTGGCTCACAGACCGCTTCGAGCAGCTGAAGAAAGAGATGTTTACTGCGGAGGAGAGGAAAAACTTGGCCAAGCTCATGCTGGAGTCAcag GAGTTTGATCACTTTCTGGCCTCCAAGTTCTCCACGGTGAAGCGTTATGGCGGTGAGGGAGCAGAGAGCATGATGGGAGTGTTCTACGAGATGTTCCGTCTGTCTGCCCACAGCGGGGTGACGGACATTGTCATGGGGATGCCTCACCGCGGGAGACTTAACCTCCTCACGGGGCTTCTGCAGTTCCCACCAGAG CTGATGTTCCGTAAAATGCGTGGCCTCAGTGAGTTCCCAGCAGACTCTCCCTCTATCGGTGATGTCCTCTCCCACCTCACCTCCTCTGTAGAGCTGGACTTCGGTGCTGCCCACCCCCTCCATGTGACCATGCTGCCCAACCCTTCCCACCTGGAGGCCATCAACCCAGTCACCCAGGGGAAGACCCGGGCCCGCCAGCAGCTCAAACAGGAGGGAGACTACTCCCCAGACGAGAACGCTCAGCCTGGTGATAAAGTTGTCTGTCTCCAG GTCCATGGGGATGCCTCATTCTCGGGTCAAGGAATTGTTCCGGAGACATTCACCATTTCACTACTCCCCCACTTCAGAGTTGGTGGGAGCATCCACCTCATTGTAAACAACCAAGTGGGCTATACCACTCCGTCTGCGAGAGGGAGATCGTCTTTGTACTGCAGCGATGTTG GTAAGATGGTGGGCTGTGCGGTGATCCATGTGAATGGTGATGATGCGGAGGAGGTGCTGCGAGCCACGCGGCTGGCGGTGGAGTACCAGAGACGCTTTAGGAAGGATGTTATCCTGGACCTGCTCTGCTACAGACAGTGGGGACACAACGAGCTGGACGAACCCTCCTTCACTAACCCTGCCATGTACAAGATCATCCG CTCCAGGAAGAGCACCCCAGACTCTTACGCTGACCAGCTGATCTCAGAGGGCCTGATGACAGAGGAGGAGCGTGTTGCTATCAGGACCGCCCACTACGGCATGCTGAACGACAAGCTGACTAACATGGCCCTCTACAGCCCTCCACCCATGAACCTGCAG gGGCGCTGGGGAGGTCTGGAGGAGCCCCAGGCCAGGGTCACTCACTGGGACACCGGGGTGCCTGCTCCCCTGCTGCAGTACGTAGGGGCCAAATCTGTGGAGATCCCCGAAGGAGTCCAGCTACACAGTCACCTGGGGAAGATGCACGTGGCG GGTCGCCTTGCGAAGGTGGAGAATGGCACTAATCTGGACTGGTCCACTGCTGAGGCCATGGCGTTTGGCTCTCTGCTCTGCCAAG GGTTCAACATTCGCATCAGTGGGCAGGACGTTGGGAGAGGCACCTTCAGTCAGAGACATGCCATGATAGTTTGTCAGGACACAAATGATATGTACATCCCCCTAAACCACATAGACCCTGAACAGAAAGGATTCATGGAG GTGTGTAACAGTGCTCTGTCTGAGGAGGCCGTGCTGGGCTTTGAGTACGGCATGGCCATCGCCCAGCCTAAACTCCTGCCCATCTGGGAGGCTCAGTTTGGTGACTTCTTCAACGGAGCTCAGATCATATTCGACACCTTCATCTCCGGAG gtgaGGCTAAGTGGCTGCTGCAGTGTGGGATGGTGATCCTGCTGCCCCATGGTTATGACGGAGCCGGACCTGAACACTCCTCATGCCGTATAGAGAGGTTCCTACAG CTGTGTGACAGTAAAGAGGAGGGGGTGGATGGTGACAATATCAACATGGGCGTTGTCAACCCTACGACACCAGCACAGTACTTCCACCTGCTGAGACGACAGATGATACGCAACTTCCGCAAGCCGCTCATCGTGGCCGGGCCCAAGACACTGCTCCGATTCTCT GGAGCAACATCCGGTCTGGTTGACATGGCTCCTGGTACATATTTCAAGCCTGTGATTGGTGACCCCTCAGTCACACCAGCAAG TGTCCAGCGGGTGGTGGTGTGCTCAGGAAAGCACTACTATGCCCTCTTGAAGCAGAGGGAAACGTCAGCTGCCACTCAGACCACAGCACTGATCAGACTGGAGGAGCTGTGTCCCTTCCCTCTGGAGGCCCTGCAGCAGGAGCTGAACAAGTACACCAATGCTAAAG AGTTCGTGTGGAGTCAGGAGGAGCCCCAGAACATGGGCCCCTGGTCGTTTGTGGCCCCCAGGTTTGAGAAGCAGCTGGCCTGCAAG CTTCGATTGGTCAGTCGGCCTGCTCTGCCCGCCCCGGCTGTGGGCATCGGAGCGCTCCACCAGCAGCAGAACGAGGCCGTCCTCACCGCCACCTTCTCCTCCTGA
- the LOC129862001 gene encoding 2-oxoadipate dehydrogenase complex component E1-like isoform X3, whose product MLTGAVQGPLNTSGLRHFGKAEASVEEVIGYLEESYCGRISIETSQLTSLEEREWLTDRFEQLKKEMFTAEERKNLAKLMLESQEFDHFLASKFSTVKRYGGEGAESMMGVFYEMFRLSAHSGVTDIVMGMPHRGRLNLLTGLLQFPPELMFRKMRGLSEFPADSPSIGDVLSHLTSSVELDFGAAHPLHVTMLPNPSHLEAINPVTQGKTRARQQLKQEGDYSPDENAQPGDKVVCLQVHGDASFSGQGIVPETFTISLLPHFRVGGSIHLIVNNQVGYTTPSARGRSSLYCSDVGKMVGCAVIHVNGDDAEEVLRATRLAVEYQRRFRKDVILDLLCYRQWGHNELDEPSFTNPAMYKIIRSRKSTPDSYADQLISEGLMTEEERVAIRTAHYGMLNDKLTNMALYSPPPMNLQGRWGGLEEPQARVTHWDTGVPAPLLQYVGAKSVEIPEGVQLHSHLGKMHVAGRLAKVENGTNLDWSTAEAMAFGSLLCQGFNIRISGQDVGRGTFSQRHAMIVCQDTNDMYIPLNHIDPEQKGFMEVCNSALSEEAVLGFEYGMAIAQPKLLPIWEAQFGDFFNGAQIIFDTFISGGEAKWLLQCGMVILLPHGYDGAGPEHSSCRIERFLQLCDSKEEGVDGDNINMGVVNPTTPAQYFHLLRRQMIRNFRKPLIVAGPKTLLRFSGATSGLVDMAPGTYFKPVIGDPSVTPASVQRVVVCSGKHYYALLKQRETSAATQTTALIRLEELCPFPLEALQQELNKYTNAKEFVWSQEEPQNMGPWSFVAPRFEKQLACKLRLVSRPALPAPAVGIGALHQQQNEAVLTATFSS is encoded by the exons ATGTTAACTGGGGCTGTACAAGGACCCCTCAACACATCAG GACTGAGGCATTTCGGTAAAGCTGAGGCGTCGGTGGAGGAGGTGATTGGCTACCTGGAGGAGTCCTACTGTGGCCGCATTTCCATAGAGACCAGTCAGCTGACCAGCCTGGAGGAAAGGGAGTGGCTCACAGACCGCTTCGAGCAGCTGAAGAAAGAGATGTTTACTGCGGAGGAGAGGAAAAACTTGGCCAAGCTCATGCTGGAGTCAcag GAGTTTGATCACTTTCTGGCCTCCAAGTTCTCCACGGTGAAGCGTTATGGCGGTGAGGGAGCAGAGAGCATGATGGGAGTGTTCTACGAGATGTTCCGTCTGTCTGCCCACAGCGGGGTGACGGACATTGTCATGGGGATGCCTCACCGCGGGAGACTTAACCTCCTCACGGGGCTTCTGCAGTTCCCACCAGAG CTGATGTTCCGTAAAATGCGTGGCCTCAGTGAGTTCCCAGCAGACTCTCCCTCTATCGGTGATGTCCTCTCCCACCTCACCTCCTCTGTAGAGCTGGACTTCGGTGCTGCCCACCCCCTCCATGTGACCATGCTGCCCAACCCTTCCCACCTGGAGGCCATCAACCCAGTCACCCAGGGGAAGACCCGGGCCCGCCAGCAGCTCAAACAGGAGGGAGACTACTCCCCAGACGAGAACGCTCAGCCTGGTGATAAAGTTGTCTGTCTCCAG GTCCATGGGGATGCCTCATTCTCGGGTCAAGGAATTGTTCCGGAGACATTCACCATTTCACTACTCCCCCACTTCAGAGTTGGTGGGAGCATCCACCTCATTGTAAACAACCAAGTGGGCTATACCACTCCGTCTGCGAGAGGGAGATCGTCTTTGTACTGCAGCGATGTTG GTAAGATGGTGGGCTGTGCGGTGATCCATGTGAATGGTGATGATGCGGAGGAGGTGCTGCGAGCCACGCGGCTGGCGGTGGAGTACCAGAGACGCTTTAGGAAGGATGTTATCCTGGACCTGCTCTGCTACAGACAGTGGGGACACAACGAGCTGGACGAACCCTCCTTCACTAACCCTGCCATGTACAAGATCATCCG CTCCAGGAAGAGCACCCCAGACTCTTACGCTGACCAGCTGATCTCAGAGGGCCTGATGACAGAGGAGGAGCGTGTTGCTATCAGGACCGCCCACTACGGCATGCTGAACGACAAGCTGACTAACATGGCCCTCTACAGCCCTCCACCCATGAACCTGCAG gGGCGCTGGGGAGGTCTGGAGGAGCCCCAGGCCAGGGTCACTCACTGGGACACCGGGGTGCCTGCTCCCCTGCTGCAGTACGTAGGGGCCAAATCTGTGGAGATCCCCGAAGGAGTCCAGCTACACAGTCACCTGGGGAAGATGCACGTGGCG GGTCGCCTTGCGAAGGTGGAGAATGGCACTAATCTGGACTGGTCCACTGCTGAGGCCATGGCGTTTGGCTCTCTGCTCTGCCAAG GGTTCAACATTCGCATCAGTGGGCAGGACGTTGGGAGAGGCACCTTCAGTCAGAGACATGCCATGATAGTTTGTCAGGACACAAATGATATGTACATCCCCCTAAACCACATAGACCCTGAACAGAAAGGATTCATGGAG GTGTGTAACAGTGCTCTGTCTGAGGAGGCCGTGCTGGGCTTTGAGTACGGCATGGCCATCGCCCAGCCTAAACTCCTGCCCATCTGGGAGGCTCAGTTTGGTGACTTCTTCAACGGAGCTCAGATCATATTCGACACCTTCATCTCCGGAG gtgaGGCTAAGTGGCTGCTGCAGTGTGGGATGGTGATCCTGCTGCCCCATGGTTATGACGGAGCCGGACCTGAACACTCCTCATGCCGTATAGAGAGGTTCCTACAG CTGTGTGACAGTAAAGAGGAGGGGGTGGATGGTGACAATATCAACATGGGCGTTGTCAACCCTACGACACCAGCACAGTACTTCCACCTGCTGAGACGACAGATGATACGCAACTTCCGCAAGCCGCTCATCGTGGCCGGGCCCAAGACACTGCTCCGATTCTCT GGAGCAACATCCGGTCTGGTTGACATGGCTCCTGGTACATATTTCAAGCCTGTGATTGGTGACCCCTCAGTCACACCAGCAAG TGTCCAGCGGGTGGTGGTGTGCTCAGGAAAGCACTACTATGCCCTCTTGAAGCAGAGGGAAACGTCAGCTGCCACTCAGACCACAGCACTGATCAGACTGGAGGAGCTGTGTCCCTTCCCTCTGGAGGCCCTGCAGCAGGAGCTGAACAAGTACACCAATGCTAAAG AGTTCGTGTGGAGTCAGGAGGAGCCCCAGAACATGGGCCCCTGGTCGTTTGTGGCCCCCAGGTTTGAGAAGCAGCTGGCCTGCAAG CTTCGATTGGTCAGTCGGCCTGCTCTGCCCGCCCCGGCTGTGGGCATCGGAGCGCTCCACCAGCAGCAGAACGAGGCCGTCCTCACCGCCACCTTCTCCTCCTGA
- the LOC129862001 gene encoding 2-oxoadipate dehydrogenase complex component E1-like isoform X4 encodes MSAILFLKNLHHVSRVPLSVARPVVGCLYHTRKGVYGHRPKQSQGDTKLHSDPVSYITALNRDHGLARLVEAYRAHGHKAAKINPLLPDDPVEDSVPEINMLTGAVQGPLNTSGLRHFGKAEASVEEVIGYLEESYCGRISIETSQLTSLEEREWLTDRFEQLKKEMFTAEERKNLAKLMLESQEFDHFLASKFSTVKRYGGEGAESMMGVFYEMFRLSAHSGVTDIVMGMPHRGRLNLLTGLLQFPPELMFRKMRGLSEFPADSPSIGDVLSHLTSSVELDFGAAHPLHVTMLPNPSHLEAINPVTQGKTRARQQLKQEGDYSPDENAQPGDKVVCLQVHGDASFSGQGIVPETFTISLLPHFRVGGSIHLIVNNQVGYTTPSARGRSSLYCSDVGKMVGCAVIHVNGDDAEEVLRATRLAVEYQRRFRKDVILDLLCYRQWGHNELDEPSFTNPAMYKIIRSRKSTPDSYADQLISEGLMTEEERVAIRTAHYGMLNDKLTNMALYSPPPMNLQGRWGGLEEPQARVTHWDTGVPAPLLQYVGAKSVEIPEGVQLHSHLGKMHVAGRLAKVENGTNLDWSTAEAMAFGSLLCQGFNIRISGQDVGRGTFSQRHAMIVCQDTNDMYIPLNHIDPEQKGFMEVCNSALSEEAVLGFEYGMAIAQPKLLPIWEAQFGDFFNGAQIIFDTFISGGEAKWLLQCGMVILLPHGYDGAGPEHSSCRIERFLQLCDSKEEGVDGDNINMGVVNPTTPAQYFHLLRRQMIRNFRKPLIVAGPKTLLRFSGATSGLVDMAPGTYFKPVIGDPSVTPARPFPETFSLTSPRSSTHP; translated from the exons ACCATGGGCTAGCACGCCTGGTGGAGGCTTACCGAGCACATGGACACAAGGCTGCTAAAATTAACCCTCTACTGCCTGACGACCCAGTGGAGGACAGTGTGCCAGAGATCAACATGTTAACTGGGGCTGTACAAGGACCCCTCAACACATCAG GACTGAGGCATTTCGGTAAAGCTGAGGCGTCGGTGGAGGAGGTGATTGGCTACCTGGAGGAGTCCTACTGTGGCCGCATTTCCATAGAGACCAGTCAGCTGACCAGCCTGGAGGAAAGGGAGTGGCTCACAGACCGCTTCGAGCAGCTGAAGAAAGAGATGTTTACTGCGGAGGAGAGGAAAAACTTGGCCAAGCTCATGCTGGAGTCAcag GAGTTTGATCACTTTCTGGCCTCCAAGTTCTCCACGGTGAAGCGTTATGGCGGTGAGGGAGCAGAGAGCATGATGGGAGTGTTCTACGAGATGTTCCGTCTGTCTGCCCACAGCGGGGTGACGGACATTGTCATGGGGATGCCTCACCGCGGGAGACTTAACCTCCTCACGGGGCTTCTGCAGTTCCCACCAGAG CTGATGTTCCGTAAAATGCGTGGCCTCAGTGAGTTCCCAGCAGACTCTCCCTCTATCGGTGATGTCCTCTCCCACCTCACCTCCTCTGTAGAGCTGGACTTCGGTGCTGCCCACCCCCTCCATGTGACCATGCTGCCCAACCCTTCCCACCTGGAGGCCATCAACCCAGTCACCCAGGGGAAGACCCGGGCCCGCCAGCAGCTCAAACAGGAGGGAGACTACTCCCCAGACGAGAACGCTCAGCCTGGTGATAAAGTTGTCTGTCTCCAG GTCCATGGGGATGCCTCATTCTCGGGTCAAGGAATTGTTCCGGAGACATTCACCATTTCACTACTCCCCCACTTCAGAGTTGGTGGGAGCATCCACCTCATTGTAAACAACCAAGTGGGCTATACCACTCCGTCTGCGAGAGGGAGATCGTCTTTGTACTGCAGCGATGTTG GTAAGATGGTGGGCTGTGCGGTGATCCATGTGAATGGTGATGATGCGGAGGAGGTGCTGCGAGCCACGCGGCTGGCGGTGGAGTACCAGAGACGCTTTAGGAAGGATGTTATCCTGGACCTGCTCTGCTACAGACAGTGGGGACACAACGAGCTGGACGAACCCTCCTTCACTAACCCTGCCATGTACAAGATCATCCG CTCCAGGAAGAGCACCCCAGACTCTTACGCTGACCAGCTGATCTCAGAGGGCCTGATGACAGAGGAGGAGCGTGTTGCTATCAGGACCGCCCACTACGGCATGCTGAACGACAAGCTGACTAACATGGCCCTCTACAGCCCTCCACCCATGAACCTGCAG gGGCGCTGGGGAGGTCTGGAGGAGCCCCAGGCCAGGGTCACTCACTGGGACACCGGGGTGCCTGCTCCCCTGCTGCAGTACGTAGGGGCCAAATCTGTGGAGATCCCCGAAGGAGTCCAGCTACACAGTCACCTGGGGAAGATGCACGTGGCG GGTCGCCTTGCGAAGGTGGAGAATGGCACTAATCTGGACTGGTCCACTGCTGAGGCCATGGCGTTTGGCTCTCTGCTCTGCCAAG GGTTCAACATTCGCATCAGTGGGCAGGACGTTGGGAGAGGCACCTTCAGTCAGAGACATGCCATGATAGTTTGTCAGGACACAAATGATATGTACATCCCCCTAAACCACATAGACCCTGAACAGAAAGGATTCATGGAG GTGTGTAACAGTGCTCTGTCTGAGGAGGCCGTGCTGGGCTTTGAGTACGGCATGGCCATCGCCCAGCCTAAACTCCTGCCCATCTGGGAGGCTCAGTTTGGTGACTTCTTCAACGGAGCTCAGATCATATTCGACACCTTCATCTCCGGAG gtgaGGCTAAGTGGCTGCTGCAGTGTGGGATGGTGATCCTGCTGCCCCATGGTTATGACGGAGCCGGACCTGAACACTCCTCATGCCGTATAGAGAGGTTCCTACAG CTGTGTGACAGTAAAGAGGAGGGGGTGGATGGTGACAATATCAACATGGGCGTTGTCAACCCTACGACACCAGCACAGTACTTCCACCTGCTGAGACGACAGATGATACGCAACTTCCGCAAGCCGCTCATCGTGGCCGGGCCCAAGACACTGCTCCGATTCTCT GGAGCAACATCCGGTCTGGTTGACATGGCTCCTGGTACATATTTCAAGCCTGTGATTGGTGACCCCTCAGTCACACCAGCAAG accatttccggagaccttctcccttacctcacctcgctcatcaactcatccctga